One Gossypium arboreum isolate Shixiya-1 chromosome 13, ASM2569848v2, whole genome shotgun sequence genomic window, GGAGGCACTTGGTCTAAATTATACACAATGATAACCTTCATTACATGCACCAGAAGCAAATTCCTGGCAGCAATTCCCCACACATCCTTATTAGCATGCCGGCATGAATCTTTTAACATGCATTGACTGCATACCTGAAGAGATCCCAGAcaaaagaaacaaacaaacaaacaacatTAGAATATTTATAGTTAACAACTTAACATATAACAGAGGTTTTAACTGTTCGAATTATTGAAATATTGGCTTACAGTGTCTTCTTGAATTTTAAAGATTTTGCGCAACCACTTAGCAGCAAAGACATTATTTTTATCAAGAGAAGGGCAACCAAAAAGCGCCACTGTTTTCAAGTTTTTGCTTGACAACCACCTGAACATacgaaaattttaatgttttattgtttaataatAAGCAAAAAAGAAAGTTATTCAGTGTAGGATCCCCCTAAAGATGTGAAAATAAAGTGTTTTTTCTCTTTGTTTGCTAAATGATATGCAAAAATCATGAATGTCAAGCTTTGCAATACTTGAATCAAATGGCAAAATCTCTAAAACAATTTTACAGAACAACATGAAAGAGAAGAGGGAAAAACATGTTCTTACTGTGCAATCTCTTGATGATCTTTACCAAACTTGTAAGCAGCAGACTTTATAAAATCTCTGCCATATTTACTATCAAAGTAACTAAAATCCAACTTGTTGTCTACCAAAAAATTAGCGTTGTTAAAATAGCCTTTTGAATACAAATGGCTAACGAAAGCCTTAACAAACGGCGAAAGGTCCTTCAGAACTGTCGCCTCCCCCGATTCTCTCCTGCGTTTTTCCACCATCTTTTCACCACCAAACAACTCAACCAAGTTGATAACTTTCTTCTTGGGTTTTTTCTCTTTCTCTTCCTTTTGCACTTTTGGCTTTGGGTTTTCTTTCAACGCCCTAACTTCTCTCTCCAATTCCCTTAATTCGCTCATTATCCCATTCTTTTCTTCTTGGTATTCGCTTTCGTTTCCGCCAGCCTTTTCAGTTAAACCAACCGCTTCTTCAAATAGCAGAGAAAGTGGCTTCTTGATTGGTTCCTGGGGAGAGGAACTAAGGGTTCTTCTGATTATGAAGGACGGTGAATGAAGGAAGGTTTTGTGAAGAGGGTTCTGGGTTTTGAAGACAACTTTGGCTTGGTTAGAAAGTAATAAAGTTTTAAAGAGAGACATTTGGAAATGGAAAAGGAGGGGTTTTGGAAGGGTTTTAAGGTTCGACGTAGAAATGGGGTTTTTGCATACGATGCCATGGGAAGAGGTTTTTTACACAGAGGACATAGGAAATGCTCAAATCAAAATGGGGGAAACTTGGGTTTCATTAGGGAACCAAAGCTGGACCATTAAGCCCAAGCCTTAAACCGACCCGTTGACTGAAGAAGCCGAAGCTGGGTTTTATAAGCTCAATATTTATTTGCTTTCGTTATTAGTTTTGTTTGAGAAATTTGGAAAGGCCCATTGCCTGAAAGAAACCAGTGCTTATTTTGCCTTACTCCGCAATTTCAGTCTTTAAAAATTTGCTTTACTTGTCTCCATTGTTATTACGTGATTCATTGTGGAAACTGTAGTTCAAAGATGCACAAAGAATGGGATATTAGATTGTTGATCAGAAGTGATCCATGATCCTTGCTTTGGTTCATTTGCATTTGCATCCGCCCTGAGTTGGTCCTttagaattatatattttgtaatgtaGTGGTGCTTGCGAATAGAATCCAAGATCAAGAGCACTAACACAAATAAGAATAGGTATTATGTACAGTTTTCAACTGGTTACTTGGCACCATTGGTGAATTACTAGTCCATGAAACATTTGGGTGAGTTGTTGGACTCTGATGAACGTAAAATGAGGTTTTTACAATCCTTTcgaattgaatgaaagaaaacatgCATTGTTTCTTTTACCAGGTTGGTTTTCAGGTCTGTGTTTGCCAGTGGATTCCATCATGAAGAGCCCTGAATTCAGAACATCTGAATTTCAACAGgaaaaacaaaatgaaagttCTGAATTTGCAAGCACCCGTTGGCTTTGGATTCCATGTGATAGTGGGTGTAGATTCAAGTGGGAACAAAGAAAGTAGAAAAAGCTGAGGGGATTTCCACAATATCTTAATCTAATAAGCCCAACCCAAAGTGTGGATGAGAGGAAGGGACATACTGTGCTTTAAAACTCTAtccagattttttttttcttaaactaTATGTATTTGATATTTATGAATAGAAATTTGATCTTTTACATGTATAAAAGCATTTATATTgaacatacatacatacaaaaCTCACATCCATTTTGGAATCCCATCAACATTTACTTCTCATGTCAACTTTGAATGAAATTTTTGGCTAAGCTTTGTGCAGAAGACCACAACTTTCTCGACAACACTAATTTACTCCTATTATCACACTATGTTATTTCTGCTTTTTCGTTG contains:
- the LOC108462950 gene encoding uncharacterized protein LOC108462950, encoding MSLFKTLLLSNQAKVVFKTQNPLHKTFLHSPSFIIRRTLSSSPQEPIKKPLSLLFEEAVGLTEKAGGNESEYQEEKNGIMSELRELEREVRALKENPKPKVQKEEKEKKPKKKVINLVELFGGEKMVEKRRRESGEATVLKDLSPFVKAFVSHLYSKGYFNNANFLVDNKLDFSYFDSKYGRDFIKSAAYKFGKDHQEIAQWLSSKNLKTVALFGCPSLDKNNVFAAKWLRKIFKIQEDTVCSQCMLKDSCRHANKDVWGIAARNLLLVHVMKVIIVYNLDQVPPKLTVPDEVRDSANKLLEEVIKLSRTT